Proteins encoded within one genomic window of Fragaria vesca subsp. vesca linkage group LG1, FraVesHawaii_1.0, whole genome shotgun sequence:
- the LOC101310642 gene encoding putative syntaxin-131-like — MNDLLTDSFEIPRGQPPRNGDIELGTGSTDITMNSGELGLENFFKKVQEIEKQNEKLDKLLRKLQDAHEETKTVTKAPSMKAIKKRMEKDVDEVGKIARFIKSKIEELDRENLANRQKPGCGKGTGVDRSRTATTLALKKKLKNKMSEFQTLREIIHQEYREVVERRVFTVTGTRADEETIERLIETGDSEQIFQKAIHEQGRGQITDTLAEIQERHDAVRDLEKKLLDLQQIFLDMAVLVDAQGELLDNIETQVSSAVDHVQQGNTALHKAKKLQKNSRKWMCIAILILLIIVVIIVVAVLKPWSSNNGA, encoded by the exons ATGAACGACCTCCTCACG GATTCTTTTGAGATCCCTCGGGGTCAACCTCCTAGAAATGGAGATATTGAACTAGGAACAGGATCAACAGATATCACAATGAATTCTGGAGAACTTGGTTTGGAAAATTTCTTTAAAAAG GTTCAAGAGATTGAGAAACAAAATGAGAAGCTAGATAAGCTTCTCAGAAAGCTCCAG GATGCACATGAGGAGACCAAGACAGTGACTAAGGCCCCTTCCATGAAAG CCATTAAAAAGCGAATGGAGAAAGATGTAGATGAAGTTGGAAAAATTGCTCGCTTTATAAAGTCAAAAATTGAAGAACTAGACAGAGAG AATTTAGCAAATAGGCAGAAACCTGGGTGCGGGAAAGGAACTGGTGTTGATCGATCGCGAACAGCAACAACTCT TGCTTTGAAAAAGAAATTAAAGAACAAGATGTCAGAATTTCAG ACTCTAAGAGAAATCATTCATCAAGAGTATCGGGAGGTTGTAGAGAGGCGAGTTTTTACAG TGACGGGCACAAGAGCTGATGAAGAG ACAATTGAGAGATTAATTGAGACTGGAGACAGCGAACAGATTTTCCAAAAGGCAATCCATGAACAAGGGCGAGGCCAG ATAACGGACACTCTAGCAGAAATTCAAGAGCGCCATGATGCTGTTAGAGACCTTGAGAAGAAGCTTCTTGATTTGCAGCAG ATATTTCTTGATATGGCTGTGTTGGTGGATGCACAAGGGGAATTGCTTGACAACATTGAAACTCAA GTATCAAGTGCAGTTGATCATGTACAGCAAGGGAATACTGCTCTGCACAAGGCTAAGAAGCTACAGAAGAATTCTAGGAAATGGATGTGCATTGCGATCCTCATTCTTCTTATCATTGTCGTAATCATTGTGGTTGCCGTGTTGAAGCCATGGAGTAGCAACAATGGTGCTTAA